The following are encoded in a window of Trichocoleus desertorum ATA4-8-CV12 genomic DNA:
- a CDS encoding site-specific integrase: MGDRLGLVGVSTHSFRRTALTQMNSAGVPLRVIQQISGHHSLQALQRYLEVAELPLEGAIASLRWY, encoded by the coding sequence ATGGGCGATCGCCTGGGGTTGGTAGGGGTTAGCACTCACAGTTTTAGACGAACTGCACTGACCCAGATGAATAGCGCGGGGGTGCCACTGCGGGTGATTCAGCAGATATCAGGGCACCACAGCTTACAAGCACTCCAACGGTATCTAGAGGTTGCGGAGTTACCATTGGAGGGGGCGATCGCGTCTCTGAGGTGGTATTGA
- a CDS encoding ankyrin repeat domain-containing protein, protein MRSLMEPSSSVRKTLPLIWRVVNIVGLTAFSIWFVRFIILFAMLGASIPAPAKTLLGIAPLGLCEAIKARNADAVRKYLNQGGNPNAICASPTDPDMPPSFSLLGCAAWFGNREVAEMLLDRGAKINGTHWDRSQKSPPLTLALLAIDRDENKVSSQQNREVVELLLARGADANVKNFIRVTPLHAIATSYYRENAADRRALTELLIAKGAEVDSKRSGNLLHRFFCDRRSLDEWGAFPLHLAAYHGQTSVAEVLIAKGADVAAKNDCGRTPLHIAARQGDSPALVETLLAQGANSNAKDVLGRTPLDDATSSLEFLQRPESNSEGKEERSTNLPVIIELLKRHGGQQE, encoded by the coding sequence ATGCGTTCGCTAATGGAGCCTTCGTCCTCGGTGCGGAAAACCTTGCCCCTCATTTGGCGAGTTGTCAATATTGTGGGTCTAACAGCTTTCAGTATTTGGTTCGTTCGCTTTATCATCCTGTTTGCCATGCTGGGAGCCTCTATTCCGGCTCCAGCTAAGACTTTACTGGGGATTGCTCCTTTAGGGTTGTGTGAGGCAATAAAAGCTCGGAATGCTGATGCAGTCAGGAAATACCTAAATCAAGGCGGCAACCCCAACGCTATTTGCGCCAGTCCCACCGATCCGGATATGCCTCCTTCCTTCTCCCTCCTCGGCTGTGCTGCTTGGTTCGGCAACCGAGAAGTTGCAGAGATGTTGCTCGACCGAGGCGCAAAGATTAACGGCACCCACTGGGACCGAAGCCAAAAGTCACCGCCGCTGACACTAGCCTTGTTGGCAATCGACAGAGATGAAAATAAGGTATCGAGTCAGCAGAATCGGGAAGTTGTAGAACTTTTGCTGGCTAGAGGTGCCGATGCCAATGTGAAGAATTTCATTAGGGTCACCCCTTTGCATGCAATTGCAACGTCGTATTATCGAGAGAATGCAGCAGACCGACGAGCGCTTACAGAATTGCTGATTGCCAAAGGTGCTGAGGTTGATAGTAAAAGAAGTGGGAATCTCCTCCATCGATTTTTCTGCGATCGCAGGTCATTAGACGAGTGGGGAGCATTTCCACTGCACTTGGCAGCCTACCACGGTCAAACTTCAGTTGCAGAAGTATTAATTGCTAAAGGTGCAGACGTTGCAGCTAAAAATGATTGTGGTCGCACCCCCTTACACATTGCAGCTAGACAGGGTGATAGCCCTGCACTTGTAGAAACGCTGCTTGCCCAGGGGGCAAACAGCAACGCCAAAGATGTTTTAGGTCGGACGCCGCTTGATGATGCAACTAGCTCACTGGAGTTTCTTCAGCGCCCTGAATCTAACAGTGAGGGCAAGGAAGAGCGTTCAACCAATCTTCCTGTCATCATTGAGTTGCTCAAGCGTCATGGTGGTCAGCAAGAGTAG